Within Conexibacter woesei DSM 14684, the genomic segment CGCCGACGTGCATCGCGATGATGCCTCCCGCCGTGAGGACGTAGCGGACGTTCGTCAGACCGCTGCGCGCGAGCGCGGCCGCCAGCTCATGCGGCCCCGGGAAGCGGCGGACGGAGCTGGGCAGGTAGGTGTAGGCGTCGCTGTCGCCGGCGAAGCGGCCGAGACCCGGCACGACGCGGTCGAACCAGAGGCGGTAGAAGGTCGACAGCGGCGGGCGCGTCGGCGTCGTTATCTCCAGCACGACGACCTTTCCGCCGGGGCGCACGACGCGGCGCATCTCCCGCAGGCCCTGCTCGAGGTCGGAGAAGTTGCGCGCGCCGAAGCCGACGGTCGCCGCGGCGAACTCACCGTCGCCGTAGGGCAGCTCCAGCGCGTTGGCCCACTCGAAGCGGATCGGCGCGTGAGGCACGGCCGGCGTGCGAGCACCCTTCTCGCGCGCCAGCTCGAGCATCTGCTCGGAGAAGTCGCAGCCGACCACCTCGCCGCCGGGGGCGACGCGACGGGCGAGCTCGAGCGAGAGGTCGCCGGTCCCGCAGGCGACGTCGACGACACGGTCACCCGGCGTGACCGCCGCGAGGTCGACGGCGCGTGCGCGCCACTTGTGATGGAGCCCCGCCGTCATGACGGAGTTCATGCGGTCGTAGACGCGCGCGATGCGATCGAACATCGCGCGCACCTGCGGCTCCTCGAGCCGGCCGTCCGCGGGACTCAGCTGTCCGCTGCCGCCGCTCATCGGCGGGCGCCTACTTGAGCGATCCGAGGAAGGCGACCATCGCTCTGAACTTCTCGGGCTCTGTCTCCGAGAGGCTCTGGAACGACGGCATCGGCGCGGTCGGGTTGCGCAGGGTCTGCGCGATCGCGGCCGCGGGCAGATCTCTCGCGATGTGCGTCAGTCTCGGTCCCGGGCCGTGGTTGCCGTTCTCGCCGATCTGGTGGCAGGCGAGGCAGCCGGACTGGGCCACGACCATGCGGCCCTGGTTCCACTCCGTCAGCGCGGCACCCTGGAGATCGGACGGCGGCGCCATGTCGATCTCGTTCGGGGAGCCGGCGTTGGCGCCGAGGAACGTCAGGTAGGCCATCGCGAAGATCGTCAGGATGCCGGCGGCCGTCGCGATCGGCCGGCGCTCGGGCCGGCGTTCCGCGCCGCGGTCGTAGAACGGCAGCAGGAACAGCAGGATCATCGCCAGCGTCGGGATGCCGATGGTCGCCATCGGCACGTACTCCGGCGGCTTGATGATCCGCAGCACCTCGAAGAGGAAGAAGAAGTACCACTCCGGGCGGGGAACGTAGGTCGTCGTCGTCGGATCGGCCTTCGGGCCGAGCTCGGCGCCGAGGACGATCGACATCACGATGATGACGACGAGGACGATCGCCGCCATCGCCGAGTCCTTCGCGATCGCGTAGGGGAAGAACGGCTTGCCCTTCGCCTTCAGCTGTCCGTACTCGCGGAGGTACTGTTCCTTCTCGAGCTGGTTCATCGCGGAATCAGACCTCGTCCTCGTTCTGGCCCGTGTCGGACTCCGCTCTCATCCACGGCGGAGCCGTCGTTCCCAGCTTCGCCACCAGGTAGAGGTGGGCGCCGATCAGCGCGGCGATGAGGCCTGGGACGAGCATCATGTGGATCGCGTAGAAGCGCGAGAGCGTGGTGGCGCCGAACTCCGGGCCGGCACGCAGGAAGTCGGACAGGTACGGGCCCACGAGCGGACCGGTGCCATTGATGTTCACGCCGACGATCGTCGCCCAGTAGGAGCGCTGGTCGAACGGCAGCAGGTAGCCCGTGAAGGACATCGCCATCGTCAGGATCAGCAGTGCGACGCCGATCACCCAGTTCAGCTCGCGCGGATACTTGTAGGCGCCGAAGAAGAACGTTCGCGCCATGTGCAGGAAGACGAGGATGACCATCACGGTCGAGCCCCATCTGTGCATGCCGCGGACGAACTCGCCGAGGAACGCGTCGTTGACGATGTAGCGGACCGACTCGTACGCGCGCGTCGGCGACGGGTCGTAGTACATCGCCAGGAAGACGCCCGTGACGGCCTGGGAGAGGAAGGCGAACATCGTCGCCGACCCCAGCGTGTAGAACCAGTTGGTCCCCTTCGGGACCTTGCGGAACATCATCCAGCGCAGGCCGCCCGAGAGGGAGGTGCGCTCGTCGATCCAGTCGACGACGTGGATGCCGCCCTCGGCCGCCTGCTCGACCGGCGTGGCCGGGCCGTCGGCGGAACCGGGGCGCTTCGGCTTCGGCTGGAGCGCCGTCGGCAGCGGAGGAGTGGGAAGTCTGAACTTGGGCATGGACTACTTCTCCGGCGTCGAGAAGCGGGCCGGGTACAGGTACTGGCCGATGCCGTCGAGCGGCTGGCCGGGGTCACGCGGCGAGAAGCGGCGCAGCTCGCTGTTGACGCTGTAACGGGCGCCGACGAGCACCTTGCCGTCCTCGATTCTCGTGTAGAAGCGATCGAGCGGGCGGACCGGCGGACCGCCCTCGCGAAGGCCGCGGAAGTCGTAGACGCCGCCATGACACGGGCA encodes:
- the ubiE gene encoding bifunctional demethylmenaquinone methyltransferase/2-methoxy-6-polyprenyl-1,4-benzoquinol methylase UbiE, with the protein product MSGGSGQLSPADGRLEEPQVRAMFDRIARVYDRMNSVMTAGLHHKWRARAVDLAAVTPGDRVVDVACGTGDLSLELARRVAPGGEVVGCDFSEQMLELAREKGARTPAVPHAPIRFEWANALELPYGDGEFAAATVGFGARNFSDLEQGLREMRRVVRPGGKVVVLEITTPTRPPLSTFYRLWFDRVVPGLGRFAGDSDAYTYLPSSVRRFPGPHELAAALARSGLTNVRYVLTAGGIIAMHVGEVPG
- a CDS encoding c-type cytochrome produces the protein MNQLEKEQYLREYGQLKAKGKPFFPYAIAKDSAMAAIVLVVIIVMSIVLGAELGPKADPTTTTYVPRPEWYFFFLFEVLRIIKPPEYVPMATIGIPTLAMILLFLLPFYDRGAERRPERRPIATAAGILTIFAMAYLTFLGANAGSPNEIDMAPPSDLQGAALTEWNQGRMVVAQSGCLACHQIGENGNHGPGPRLTHIARDLPAAAIAQTLRNPTAPMPSFQSLSETEPEKFRAMVAFLGSLK
- a CDS encoding cytochrome b — translated: MPKFRLPTPPLPTALQPKPKRPGSADGPATPVEQAAEGGIHVVDWIDERTSLSGGLRWMMFRKVPKGTNWFYTLGSATMFAFLSQAVTGVFLAMYYDPSPTRAYESVRYIVNDAFLGEFVRGMHRWGSTVMVILVFLHMARTFFFGAYKYPRELNWVIGVALLILTMAMSFTGYLLPFDQRSYWATIVGVNINGTGPLVGPYLSDFLRAGPEFGATTLSRFYAIHMMLVPGLIAALIGAHLYLVAKLGTTAPPWMRAESDTGQNEDEV